TCCCCTACCAGACCTTGTGTTCCATGAGGTCCAACAGTCTGAGTTTCATGTTGTCTCACCGGAGCCAGCCGGGGCCTGGACTCCCGGCATGCCGGGTCGATGCCAATTCCCCTCGGCAAAGCAATGATTTTTTTGCCACAGACTACTTTCAGTTGTCTTATTGGACGCTTCGGTCGGAGGTAGCGCCGCTTTTTCCGGCAAGGTTTACGGGTCATAGGGCAATTCCTGAGTTTTCCCAGGGATTTTTTTCTACATTTCGGTATTGAACGTCTCGATCTTAATCGTTTGGGCGCAGCTCTTCTCTTATTCAGATACTTCAAAACGTTCACTCTCCTTAGGCCAAAGCACACAGTGTATATGCCCTATTCTATGTCCTTGCCACATTCGGAGAGTGTGCGAATAACTATGAAGGATGCCCAATAAAAAAAGACAACAGCTCCTGCTGCAGTCCTTTGTCTTAGCCATATGCTTTCATTGTTTGCTCATGAGGTTTTTTTTGGTGGACTCTTACCTCTACTCAAAATGCTGAACGATTTCTTCAGGTTTATGTGTCTCCAATGTAATCTGACCTTTCTCGAAGAGGATCATATACGGGTATGTTTCTAGTTCAAAAATCTTCTCAAATTTAAATTTATGTTCATCACGAATATTATAAAAAGTCACGTTGGTGATTGGGCCTTCCGCCCTCAGATTCTGGTTGTTCACTTCATTCAATTCTGTCTGTAAATCAACAATAAATGGCCGCTCCGCAGGGCGATCGGTAAATACAATTAGAGAAGCATCATTCCTCTGGTTTTGAGTCAAATGTTCAATGGCCTTCTCTCTATTGTTCTGACCACACCCTGTCAATAAGAGTATCAACACACTCACTATCCAGAACCTCTTCATCAAACACGCCTCCAATATATGATATAAGTTAATTCATAATCACCATGAGTTAACTCTTTTGATTGTTTACACTAATGCTCTTTTCAATTGCTTATAAAACGTCAACGGGTCAGCATAATCCGGTAAACCCGCAACCTGTCCGTCACCTAGTTCGAGAATAATCCAGGATCCGCCTTCCATCTTGGCAAAATCCATTGTGAAGAAACGACTTTGAATCGATTGGGCAATGTCCAGAAACGAAATAAATGCTTCCTTGAATGCTTCGTCCTGACCGTCATCCCAATAGTTTGAAATGTATGCAGGCTTACCGTCCATCATAAACACACGCATCTCCCGGGACAACGGCATGCCGCTCTGATCGTGGTAGGATAGAAACTCCAACTGAACATACTCCCTGAACACAAGCCCTGCATTCAATTCCTCACCTTGTAACGTCACAAAGTTATGCACAATCTGCTTCATATGCTCCTCATCCGCAGCATCTGGGATGTAACAGGCTTCCTTCCACTCATGTTTACGAGATTTTACGTAATCCTTAACGATAATCGGCTGATTACCAAACTGGCGCGCGGCCTCCTTAACGGCATCTGGAGAAGCCTGGATATCTGACATAGGCACCCAGACGGAGCGCGGTGTATATCCTTTGATTACGTCATATGACTCGGGCAAGTAATGGCAATGCTTATATTGCTCCGGTGTGTTAATGAGATATAGATTTTTTGACTCCAGGGCCTCATATAGTAGCTCATACTCTTCCGGTCTCAGCATCCAGCCGCGATATAACACGTCCTCTCGTTCTGTTGCTTTCTTCAGCCGTCTCACCGCGAGATCCGGTCGCTGGTTCACTATTAGCTCTTCCAGATGAACTAATCCCAACTCAAATCCAAATTCCTTGGCACATATATACTCTTGTTCGTAGCTTTCGTCTACCTTCTTCTCATTCAGCGGTGAACTACAAAAATAATTTTCATATGTATCTCCTTTTTTCATTTTGCTTTATTGTGTTTCTCATACGATGTCGATCCAACTGAGCTCTAAGGTATAATAAACGAAATACTATTATATACAACCCTCGTTTTACAGGAGCTAATGATCCAATTCGAAGGAGGCTCATCCATGAAATTAGAACGACTTGATCATCTCGTGTTAACCGTAGAGAATCTGGAAGCAACGATTGCATTTTATACGAATGTATTAGGCATGCAGGTAGTTGAATTCGGCCAGGGCCGAAAAGCGTTACAGTTTGGACAGCAGAAAATCAATCTGCATGAGCGGGGCAAAGAGTTTGAACCGAAAGCTCATATCCCCACGCCGGGTTCAGCAGATCTTTGTTTTCTGGTCAGCACGCCGTTGGAGGAAGTCATTGCGCATTTAACACAACAGAACACGAAGATCGAAGAAGGACCGGTAAAACGCACAGGTGCACTGGGGCCAATCTGTTCGGTGTATATACGTGACCCTAACGGTAATCTGATCGAACTATCCAATGCTTTGTATGCATAAGCCATCAGCTCTCACTCTCCATATGGCAGTAAAAAGATCCTGAAAAGCCTCGGCTTCGCAGGTTCTTTTTGGTTTACAGCATGAATAGTTACATAGCTCAAATATTTACGGTTGATATCACTCTCATCACTTGGGAATAGAAAAGGTGCTCCCTTCCTTCTCACAACCGGTTAACACGTAAAAAACACGTCCTTGCTCACTCTTCATCGTACCAATCCCTTTGCAGGTGTTGGTCGTCATCCCCTGTTTGGAGCCATAGGCATCCCTAGAGTTATCATAAGTCGCTTGAATCGCTGAGCCATCGTAAATCAATTCATGGATAATGGCCCCACCTTCAAAGGTATACATTGTTACACGAACCTGATCCTGCTGCTTGTTCTTCACATTCTTCACAAATGTGTTCCACTTATCCTTGTTCCGCATGCCTTCGAGAAGTACAACGACATCCCCGCTTTGCTCCGCTTGCTCAGGGTTATGTGGCTCAATAATTTCCGAAAATGAATTCATGATTACTGGAGAATCCACTGTCTGATCATTTGCCTCACAGGCTGTTAACATCATTAACGCTATCGAAAGCGTGAGCAGTACTCTTTTCATCCTATCACCTCATGCTTAAGACGATAAAGTCGCTGTTCATGTTACATCTCTTTTCAAAACCCTGTTCCAATCATTGTGTGCAAGCGCTAATGTACCTTTGTATCGACTGAATGTACCCCAGATGATACCACTCATGATAAAGCGTGCGCGGAATAATTTCCCCGATGGTGTTCATGCCAAGTTCACTCTCGCGTTGCAGCGGTTCTTCAAGACGACCGGAAAATTTGCGCTTTAGCACCTCTGGCTGCATCTTCAAACGCTCCATTAATTCCTCCCACGTTGGCAGTTCTTCTGTCCATGTTGCAGGGCTTGTCCCGAATCCAAAAAATTTCTCATACGCCGTCGGAATTTCCGCCTCATCAGCAATCAGATAATGAAACCACGTATCCTGATCCAAAATGATATGTCCCACATTCCATCGAATGGAATTGTTGAAACCCTGAGGAACCACATCTACTTGTTCCGGATTCATGGCCACGCACACCTGCAACGTAAATTGCCTTACATCCTGCAGTTGATTCCAAAGAACATCCTCATTGAATTTCATGATTGTTCCTCCTCTGTTTACTAATGGTAATGACTGCTCCATAAGCTGAAACGGCGATTTCTATCTTCAATATAAAGGAAATTTTATCATTTGTATGTAACTTCGACTCTCCATAAAGTGTTTATATAGCAATGCATCATTTACGTCCATCTCATCTGAAAAAGAGGCGATACCTATGCGTTCGATTAACCCATCCAATAACATAGCAAAAGAAAAACGACGCTCTACTTCACGCTTGAATCATAGACCCAATGGGAAAGGTAAAACGGCCCGCCGATTCGCCATTGCCATGGCTGCAGCATTAGTTGTATCAAGTCTGTTGATTGAGCTGGCAGATGAGCAAACGACTCACGCAGCCACTAACGTACAGCATTCCGCCAGTAACACTTCTGTTCCATCGAATGCAGCAAACGCAGAGAAGAAACTCCACTATACCGCTGTAGAGGGGGCTTATTATTACACAGTCGCCTTAAGAAGTGATGGTTCGGTCTGGACCTGGGGCCGCAATCTCTTTGGAGAGCTGGGTGTGAGCGAGAACATTCGATATCGTCATACGTCTAGTCCAATCCGAATACCGGTACTATCTAATGTAACAGCTATTTCAGCCGCCGGTGGTGGAATCAACGCAGCCGTTCAGGCGGATGGAACGGTCTGGGAGTGGGGTGCTGGCAAACTACCAAGCAAAGTCGAAAGCATCAACTCTGCGAAGGATGTAGTGAGTGGTTCTTTTACTGTCGCCCTTCTCCAGAACGGGACAGTCTGGTCATGGCAGCGCCCTAACGCTCAAGGAATCAATTCAGATGATCTCATACGTAAACCGCATGAGATTAACGGACTGAAAGATGTTATCCAGGTTGGATCCGCAGGTCTCCATGGATATGCTCTGAAGAAAGATGGCTCCGTATGGACGTGGAACGAGCCCAACGAATCCGGTAAAATCCTGTCCAAACCTACCAAGATAAAAGGTCTGACCAACATATCTTCGATCACAAGTACAGATACGTCCCTGCTTGCACTGGATAAGAACGGGAAAGTCTGGGGTTTGGACGAGACAGGGAAAGCATTCGCCTTTCATTACGACTTCAAGGTGAAAAAGATGGATGGAAATTCGCAATATATGTTATTACTCACGACATCCGGTGAGGTATATAGCTACGGAAGGAGCGTGAACGGCAAAGAAGGCAAAGTAAACCATTTATCCGGCATTACTGATATTTCAGCAGGATATTACCACAGTCTTGCCTTATCCTCGGATGGAGCCGTCTGGGGCTGGGGAAGTGATAAATACGAGGAAGCGGGTGCACCTGCAACGTCATCTGGTGGCATGGTCTACAAACCCGTTCAAGCCAAAATTGGCACAGATGTATATCTGAACGGTGAGTTGTTCCAGTCGATGTATGCCGCTGTTGAAACGGCTAAGACCGTGCAACTGCCCATCAAAGCCATCGCAGCAGCACTCGGAGCAGAATTTGAGATTCACCAGGTGGAAGGTAGCCTGAACCACTATACGTTAACATATGACAATCGGACAATCACAATCCAACCTAACGAAACACAGTATGTTATAACTTCCGCAGATGTGTCTGGGGAGAGAGTCATGCAGCTGCCTGAACCCATAAATAACTACTCGGGAGCAACCACAGTGCCTTTTGAGGTATTGCGTGGTTTGGGATTGAACGTGTCCTGGGATTCAGAGAAAGCAATGCTGACCATTGACGATGCTGATAAAAAAGAGTCAGGAAGCTAAAAAAGTCCATTTCTTTCTAAAAACACGCGCTTCTTGTGACTTCTGCATTTTCTATTCTATATACAGCATCTCCTTTTTGGTTACTAAGAGTCTAGCGTATGAATTGGATGAAAGAACTTCGTAAAGAATCTAATCTAAATAAAAAGAG
Above is a window of Paenibacillus sp. E222 DNA encoding:
- a CDS encoding ATP-grasp domain-containing protein yields the protein MNQRPDLAVRRLKKATEREDVLYRGWMLRPEEYELLYEALESKNLYLINTPEQYKHCHYLPESYDVIKGYTPRSVWVPMSDIQASPDAVKEAARQFGNQPIIVKDYVKSRKHEWKEACYIPDAADEEHMKQIVHNFVTLQGEELNAGLVFREYVQLEFLSYHDQSGMPLSREMRVFMMDGKPAYISNYWDDGQDEAFKEAFISFLDIAQSIQSRFFTMDFAKMEGGSWIILELGDGQVAGLPDYADPLTFYKQLKRALV
- a CDS encoding VOC family protein, encoding MKLERLDHLVLTVENLEATIAFYTNVLGMQVVEFGQGRKALQFGQQKINLHERGKEFEPKAHIPTPGSADLCFLVSTPLEEVIAHLTQQNTKIEEGPVKRTGALGPICSVYIRDPNGNLIELSNALYA
- a CDS encoding DUF4362 domain-containing protein, with translation MKRVLLTLSIALMMLTACEANDQTVDSPVIMNSFSEIIEPHNPEQAEQSGDVVVLLEGMRNKDKWNTFVKNVKNKQQDQVRVTMYTFEGGAIIHELIYDGSAIQATYDNSRDAYGSKQGMTTNTCKGIGTMKSEQGRVFYVLTGCEKEGSTFSIPK
- a CDS encoding DinB family protein, which encodes MKFNEDVLWNQLQDVRQFTLQVCVAMNPEQVDVVPQGFNNSIRWNVGHIILDQDTWFHYLIADEAEIPTAYEKFFGFGTSPATWTEELPTWEELMERLKMQPEVLKRKFSGRLEEPLQRESELGMNTIGEIIPRTLYHEWYHLGYIQSIQRYISACTQ
- a CDS encoding stalk domain-containing protein, translating into MRSINPSNNIAKEKRRSTSRLNHRPNGKGKTARRFAIAMAAALVVSSLLIELADEQTTHAATNVQHSASNTSVPSNAANAEKKLHYTAVEGAYYYTVALRSDGSVWTWGRNLFGELGVSENIRYRHTSSPIRIPVLSNVTAISAAGGGINAAVQADGTVWEWGAGKLPSKVESINSAKDVVSGSFTVALLQNGTVWSWQRPNAQGINSDDLIRKPHEINGLKDVIQVGSAGLHGYALKKDGSVWTWNEPNESGKILSKPTKIKGLTNISSITSTDTSLLALDKNGKVWGLDETGKAFAFHYDFKVKKMDGNSQYMLLLTTSGEVYSYGRSVNGKEGKVNHLSGITDISAGYYHSLALSSDGAVWGWGSDKYEEAGAPATSSGGMVYKPVQAKIGTDVYLNGELFQSMYAAVETAKTVQLPIKAIAAALGAEFEIHQVEGSLNHYTLTYDNRTITIQPNETQYVITSADVSGERVMQLPEPINNYSGATTVPFEVLRGLGLNVSWDSEKAMLTIDDADKKESGS